A window of Haliscomenobacter hydrossis DSM 1100 contains these coding sequences:
- a CDS encoding putative porin — MLRLLVSLIFILSAHFLLAQFPTQGPGGFGNPGGFGQQRPGQLNVDTIQEDIKRDTFGAYRFFVKNPFHEKAFADTLITDYLHQHDPTRQRQWDYMHLGISGSAAQPIVYQPLLRRGFDLGWHQYDLYLKSADDIPFYRHETAFTNVGYSQLGDQNNSFFTLQFSRNFGPGFNMSIDYQRLSERGTTTLFNRQSLRNTTLGLNFWFKGKNGRYNAYLTLVNNKLERNENGGLVKDTLTRGTFATPAQAEVFLEAARSRYQHEEVQFTQYFQLNRFGSITDTVGQDSLDLLPTVAVADKQIYQVAHTISYQNIFSRYNDDNTNLATFYKDFNTDPRGIRNFVGHQKVENQFRLLTYRSQGPLVGRTRQEAGLLELGLVHAYHRIELEAKDSSLNEVFAIGRWDLQPVPLVDLRLNAKLGLLGNIGDYQASGEIDFKLGKLGFLKGKATNQLYSPSLIQREFWVTQQRVWNNDFKKTLESNVQASLNIDRFDVEVGAAYHLINNLIYFDTIGYARQTGRPVSILQLFLKKNFVIWRIHLDNQVVLQNASEDIIRLPQFFGKHSLYFEGKLFRVLNSRIGVDVRYQAGYFADYYLPLTGQFQVQDKRMVDFYPAADVFGSFQITKFRAFFKLENVTRFIAENQLFYQTSFYPMPPSSGFRLGIRWFFVD, encoded by the coding sequence ATGCTAAGACTCCTTGTTTCGCTTATCTTCATTTTAAGTGCACACTTTTTATTGGCACAGTTTCCAACTCAAGGCCCGGGTGGCTTTGGGAACCCTGGTGGTTTTGGTCAACAGCGACCAGGACAACTCAACGTCGATACCATTCAGGAAGACATCAAGCGCGATACCTTTGGAGCTTACCGTTTTTTTGTCAAAAATCCCTTTCACGAAAAGGCTTTCGCCGATACCCTGATCACCGATTACCTGCACCAGCATGACCCCACCCGCCAGCGGCAATGGGATTACATGCATTTGGGGATTTCAGGGTCGGCGGCACAGCCTATCGTATATCAACCACTCCTGCGTCGGGGCTTTGACCTGGGCTGGCACCAATACGATTTGTACCTCAAAAGCGCCGACGACATTCCTTTCTATCGGCATGAGACAGCTTTTACCAATGTGGGTTACAGTCAATTGGGGGATCAGAACAACAGTTTTTTTACCCTGCAATTCTCCCGCAATTTTGGCCCGGGTTTCAATATGTCGATTGATTACCAGCGCCTCTCCGAGCGGGGAACCACGACCTTGTTCAACCGCCAATCGCTGCGCAATACGACCCTGGGACTCAACTTTTGGTTCAAAGGCAAAAACGGGCGCTACAACGCTTACCTGACCCTGGTCAACAACAAACTGGAGAGAAATGAAAATGGCGGATTGGTCAAGGATACCTTAACTCGAGGTACATTTGCTACGCCAGCACAAGCCGAAGTATTTTTGGAGGCTGCGCGTTCCCGGTATCAACACGAAGAAGTACAATTCACCCAATATTTTCAATTGAATCGTTTTGGCAGCATAACGGATACGGTCGGCCAGGACAGTCTGGATCTCTTGCCCACAGTGGCCGTAGCGGACAAACAAATTTATCAGGTAGCCCACACCATCAGTTATCAAAACATCTTTTCCCGTTACAACGACGACAATACCAACCTGGCCACTTTTTACAAAGACTTCAATACGGATCCACGGGGGATCCGCAATTTTGTGGGTCACCAAAAGGTCGAAAACCAATTTCGGTTGTTGACCTACCGCAGCCAGGGACCACTGGTGGGTCGGACGCGCCAGGAAGCGGGTTTATTGGAATTGGGCTTGGTACACGCCTACCATCGGATTGAATTGGAAGCCAAAGATTCGAGCCTCAATGAAGTGTTTGCTATCGGGCGTTGGGATTTACAACCCGTACCATTGGTTGATTTGCGTTTGAATGCAAAGCTCGGCTTATTGGGCAATATTGGTGATTATCAGGCCAGTGGAGAGATTGATTTTAAACTCGGCAAATTGGGATTTTTGAAAGGAAAAGCAACCAATCAGCTCTACAGCCCGAGTTTGATTCAACGAGAGTTTTGGGTGACTCAACAAAGGGTGTGGAACAACGATTTTAAAAAAACTTTAGAGAGCAATGTACAAGCTTCCCTCAACATTGATCGTTTTGATGTAGAAGTAGGCGCCGCTTACCATTTGATTAACAATCTGATCTATTTTGACACCATCGGATACGCCCGACAAACGGGCCGGCCGGTAAGTATTTTACAATTATTTTTAAAGAAAAATTTTGTAATTTGGCGTATCCATCTTGACAATCAAGTGGTACTGCAAAATGCTTCAGAAGACATCATCCGCTTGCCGCAGTTTTTTGGCAAACATAGTTTGTATTTTGAAGGCAAGTTATTTCGGGTGCTGAACTCGCGGATTGGGGTTGATGTGCGTTATCAGGCTGGATATTTTGCGGATTATTATCTTCCGCTAACTGGTCAATTTCAGGTGCAAGACAAGCGGATGGTCGATTTTTACCCCGCAGCCGATGTGTTTGGTTCGTTTCAGATTACCAAATTCAGGGCATTTTTTAAGTTAGAAAACGTAACCAGGTTTATAGCTGAGAATCAATTATTTTATCAAACTTCCTTTTATCCGATGCCACCAAGTAGTGGATTCCGGTTGGGAATCAGATGGTTTTTTGTAGACTGA
- a CDS encoding helix-turn-helix domain-containing protein codes for MRNVELGKVGRKIRQLRKERGMNLQEVSDKSDITAGLLSRIENFRTLPSLPVLHNISMALNVPLAELVDLVGNNGESNYILVRKGQGEKEEREDSQGLLYENILSTGLAETNLQVSVVSIPPGVYRKPLSNDSMELIFVAHGSVDYGIGDNVLQLQQGDILFFDGSIPHSLNNTTSTEAVLFKVYLLRRR; via the coding sequence ATGAGAAACGTTGAACTCGGTAAAGTTGGACGTAAAATCCGACAATTGCGCAAAGAGCGCGGCATGAACCTCCAGGAGGTATCAGACAAAAGCGACATCACTGCTGGTCTGCTTTCCCGCATCGAAAACTTTCGCACCCTTCCCTCTCTTCCCGTCCTGCACAACATCTCCATGGCACTCAATGTCCCACTGGCGGAGCTGGTAGATTTAGTGGGCAACAATGGAGAGTCGAACTACATTTTGGTGCGCAAGGGCCAGGGTGAAAAAGAAGAACGAGAAGATTCTCAGGGATTGTTGTACGAAAACATCCTGAGTACCGGGCTTGCGGAAACCAATTTGCAAGTTTCTGTAGTTTCAATCCCCCCCGGTGTCTACCGCAAGCCACTGTCCAATGACAGCATGGAACTGATCTTCGTGGCCCATGGCTCAGTGGACTACGGCATTGGAGACAATGTTTTGCAACTCCAGCAAGGGGATATTCTATTTTTTGACGGGAGCATTCCGCATTCTTTGAACAACACCACTTCCACTGAAGCGGTATTGTTCAAAGTGTATTTGTTGCGGAGGAGGTAA
- a CDS encoding penicillin acylase family protein codes for MKPIFLFFLLLTSYAATAQSFGLAEIARWKAQAQGISITRDKWDIPHVSGKTDADAVFGMLYVQCEDDFGRVEDNYITSIGRMAEVEGEAYLYQDLRARLFLDTNQVKDIYLKSPAWMKKLLHAFADGCNYYLYTHPEVKPRLIKRFEPWMPLMFSEGSIGGNISAISVERLKAFYTKNHSTSWIKTDREEREWEPVGSNGFAIAPGKSASGNALLLINPHTTFYFRSELQVRSEQGLNVYGAVTWGQFFIYQGFNENCGWMHTSSAADVLDEYLETIEWKEGKPFYRHGDALKPVRIEKVKLWYKDGNAMQQKEFDAYHTHHGPIISEKDGKWISISMMNEPYKALAQSFLRTKAKGYKQYNKAMDWRGNASNNTVFADSKGNIAYWHGNFMPRRNPSFDWANPVDGSNPLTDWQGLHPVKETVQLLNPGTGWLQNCNSTPYTAAAAQSPDPKKYPTYMAPDAENYRGVHAVRVLKDAANFTLDRLIEAAYEPHLPGFETIIPALVQAYQQSSEKTPRMNEAIELLRQWDFTYSTESTATTLANYWGEKMLSYTRYHLPADEPNDALSLSEHIIKRSSAEEKIKQLNLVLDELTRDFGSWKIAWGEINRFQRLTGKIKETFDDQKPSLPVAFTSSHWGSLAAFGARTYPGTKKRYGSVGNSFVAVVEFGPRLKAKSIVTGGQSSNPNSPHFNDQSKMYTEGKFKDVLFYPEDYQKGANRTYQPGQ; via the coding sequence ATGAAACCAATTTTTCTCTTTTTTCTCCTCTTAACTAGCTATGCTGCCACTGCACAATCTTTCGGCCTTGCAGAAATTGCCCGCTGGAAAGCCCAGGCCCAGGGCATCAGCATTACCCGCGACAAATGGGACATTCCCCACGTCAGCGGAAAAACCGATGCCGATGCCGTTTTTGGCATGCTCTACGTCCAGTGCGAGGATGATTTTGGGCGTGTTGAAGACAACTACATCACCTCCATTGGCCGCATGGCTGAGGTAGAAGGTGAGGCCTATCTGTATCAAGATCTGCGCGCACGGCTTTTTTTAGATACCAATCAGGTCAAGGACATTTACCTGAAAAGCCCGGCTTGGATGAAAAAACTGTTGCATGCCTTTGCTGATGGCTGCAATTATTACCTCTACACCCACCCGGAGGTCAAGCCCCGTTTGATCAAACGTTTTGAGCCCTGGATGCCCCTGATGTTCAGTGAAGGCAGTATTGGCGGAAACATCAGTGCCATTTCGGTGGAACGCCTCAAGGCTTTTTACACCAAAAACCATTCTACCTCCTGGATCAAAACCGATCGGGAAGAACGCGAATGGGAACCCGTCGGTTCCAACGGTTTTGCCATTGCCCCCGGCAAAAGTGCCTCTGGCAATGCCCTTTTACTCATCAACCCACATACTACCTTTTACTTCCGCAGCGAATTGCAGGTGCGCAGCGAACAAGGACTCAATGTGTATGGTGCGGTCACCTGGGGGCAGTTTTTCATTTACCAGGGTTTTAATGAAAACTGCGGCTGGATGCACACGTCCAGCGCTGCCGATGTGCTGGATGAATACCTCGAAACCATTGAATGGAAGGAAGGTAAACCTTTCTACCGCCATGGCGACGCACTAAAACCCGTGCGCATCGAAAAAGTCAAATTGTGGTACAAAGATGGCAATGCCATGCAGCAAAAAGAATTTGACGCCTACCATACCCATCATGGCCCGATTATATCGGAAAAAGATGGCAAATGGATCAGCATCAGCATGATGAATGAGCCGTACAAAGCACTCGCTCAATCCTTTCTACGCACCAAAGCCAAGGGCTACAAACAATACAACAAGGCGATGGACTGGCGGGGAAATGCCTCCAACAACACGGTTTTTGCCGACAGCAAAGGCAATATTGCCTATTGGCATGGCAACTTTATGCCCCGACGCAACCCCAGTTTTGATTGGGCAAACCCCGTAGATGGCAGCAATCCCCTCACGGACTGGCAAGGTTTACATCCCGTAAAAGAAACCGTACAATTGCTTAATCCCGGTACGGGCTGGCTGCAAAATTGCAATTCAACGCCCTATACCGCCGCTGCCGCTCAAAGTCCTGATCCTAAAAAATATCCGACCTACATGGCTCCTGATGCCGAAAATTACCGGGGAGTTCACGCCGTTCGGGTACTCAAAGATGCAGCGAATTTCACGCTGGATCGGCTCATCGAGGCAGCTTATGAACCACATTTGCCAGGCTTTGAAACCATCATTCCAGCTTTGGTTCAGGCCTATCAACAGAGTAGCGAAAAAACGCCCCGGATGAATGAGGCCATCGAACTACTCCGTCAATGGGACTTCACATACAGCACGGAATCAACAGCAACTACTTTGGCCAATTATTGGGGGGAAAAAATGCTGAGTTACACGCGTTATCATTTGCCCGCAGATGAACCCAACGATGCCTTGAGCCTGAGCGAACACATTATCAAACGCAGTTCAGCTGAAGAAAAAATCAAACAACTCAATCTGGTTTTGGATGAACTGACCCGTGATTTTGGTTCCTGGAAAATAGCTTGGGGAGAAATCAATCGTTTTCAACGGCTGACCGGAAAAATTAAAGAAACTTTTGACGATCAGAAACCCAGTCTACCCGTAGCCTTCACCTCCTCTCATTGGGGTTCATTGGCCGCTTTTGGTGCCCGTACTTATCCCGGCACCAAAAAACGCTACGGCAGTGTGGGCAACAGTTTTGTGGCGGTGGTAGAATTTGGACCACGGTTGAAAGCCAAATCAATTGTTACCGGAGGGCAAAGCAGCAACCCAAATTCTCCCCATTTTAATGATCAGTCAAAAATGTACACGGAAGGGAAATTCAAGGATGTGCTTTTTTACCCTGAAGACTACCAAAAAGGTGCCAACCGAACCTACCAACCTGGACAATAA
- a CDS encoding SUMF1/EgtB/PvdO family nonheme iron enzyme: MAQTDPITSLAETLKTNVVAISASIDGVEERGFGFITAEQNGQLYIATAAHVVKGYFQDKVADRIRVKFFNDSNWIEAKCIHYWKNEDLALLESPRPIALQWQPNCIDLNTGTSRKVRFIGINGGEPRWVDPGLDGNIFSDDEFKLEFSINTIRPGTSGAPLLTERGIVGMITQDEGAISVALKLTQIKYLFSTLEQPYYFALKSSNSDLSPSVPVQEYPFQMIMIEGGTFMMGCNQKKRSECFGDEVQAFIQKLNTKTGKKYRLPTEAEWEYAARGGNKSKGYKYSGSNTLDEVAWYFSNSGGAPRPVGLKKPNELGLYDMSGNVWEWCQDLYTGYPDTPQINPLGGASGFDHVHRGGSWVSDSQFCRVSHRYYDTPDRHYGNLGFRLAL; the protein is encoded by the coding sequence TTGGCACAAACCGACCCAATCACGTCACTCGCCGAAACCCTGAAAACCAATGTAGTAGCCATTAGCGCTAGTATTGACGGTGTTGAAGAGAGAGGATTCGGTTTTATCACTGCTGAACAAAATGGCCAGCTATATATCGCTACTGCTGCTCACGTAGTAAAAGGATACTTTCAAGACAAGGTCGCCGATAGAATCCGCGTTAAGTTTTTTAATGATTCAAATTGGATTGAAGCCAAATGCATACACTATTGGAAAAATGAGGATCTTGCGCTATTAGAATCGCCTAGACCCATTGCCTTGCAATGGCAACCAAACTGTATCGATCTCAATACTGGTACTTCTCGTAAAGTCCGTTTCATTGGAATCAATGGTGGAGAACCGCGCTGGGTAGACCCTGGCTTAGATGGTAATATATTTTCAGATGACGAATTTAAGCTCGAATTCTCTATCAACACGATCAGACCAGGTACTTCAGGCGCACCCTTGTTAACTGAGCGAGGAATAGTTGGTATGATTACTCAGGATGAGGGTGCTATCTCTGTTGCGCTAAAATTGACCCAAATTAAATACCTTTTCAGTACACTTGAGCAGCCTTACTACTTTGCTTTGAAATCTAGTAACAGCGACTTAAGCCCTTCAGTGCCGGTACAGGAATATCCATTTCAGATGATTATGATCGAAGGAGGTACTTTTATGATGGGGTGTAACCAAAAGAAAAGGTCGGAGTGTTTCGGGGATGAAGTTCAGGCATTTATTCAAAAACTTAATACTAAAACTGGCAAAAAATACCGATTGCCAACTGAGGCTGAATGGGAGTATGCCGCACGTGGCGGCAACAAAAGTAAAGGATATAAATATTCAGGCAGCAACACGCTGGATGAAGTGGCTTGGTATTTTAGCAATTCTGGTGGCGCACCGCGTCCCGTAGGGCTTAAAAAACCAAATGAACTTGGATTATATGATATGAGTGGCAATGTATGGGAGTGGTGCCAAGACCTATATACTGGTTATCCTGATACGCCACAAATAAATCCATTGGGAGGAGCGAGTGGTTTTGACCATGTACATCGTGGTGGAAGTTGGGTAAGTGATAGCCAATTTTGCCGGGTGTCGCATCGATATTATGATACACCTGATCGGCATTATGGCAATTTGGGTTTTCGTTTAGCTCTCTAA
- a CDS encoding amidohydrolase: protein MKPLFSLVLLLGGLGLFAQTSPPLSKEKAQTLKRLDELSGNYTQVAMKIWNWAELGYQETKSSQLLQDELRAAGFKVEAGVADMPTAFVASFGSGKPVIGILGEFDALPGVSQAAVPTRQERPEVKSGHACGHHLFGSGSAAAVVAVKEWLQKSGKSGTIRFYGTPAEEGGGGKVYMVRAGLFDDADVVIHWHPASENSARASSSLANISAKFRFYGQASHAAMAPDRGRSALDGVEAMNYMVNMMREHIPEDTRVHYVITRGGDAPNVVPAFAEVYYYARHPDAKTSQDIFDRIVKAGEGAALGTGTRMEYELINGVYNLMPNETLARIMHSNLSAVGGVAYTAEERQFAEQIVKTLNLDNVNIESANVVQPFEQKEERNSGSTDVGDISWVVPTVGLGTATWVPGTSAHSWQAVAAGGTGIGAKGMMVAAKTMALTAIDLFNAPETCIKAKAELKERTGKDFKYQCLIGTRKPPLDYRK, encoded by the coding sequence AAAGAAAAAGCCCAAACCCTCAAACGCCTGGACGAACTCTCCGGCAATTACACCCAGGTCGCCATGAAAATCTGGAACTGGGCTGAGCTGGGGTACCAGGAAACCAAAAGCTCTCAACTGCTGCAAGACGAACTGCGTGCAGCCGGATTCAAGGTCGAAGCCGGAGTAGCCGATATGCCCACTGCTTTTGTCGCCAGTTTTGGCTCGGGCAAACCCGTCATTGGCATCCTTGGAGAATTTGATGCATTGCCCGGCGTATCCCAGGCCGCAGTACCGACCCGACAGGAACGCCCGGAGGTAAAGTCTGGTCACGCCTGTGGACACCATTTGTTTGGTTCAGGCTCCGCAGCGGCAGTAGTAGCAGTGAAAGAATGGTTGCAAAAAAGTGGCAAATCGGGCACCATCCGCTTTTACGGAACTCCGGCTGAAGAAGGCGGTGGCGGCAAAGTGTACATGGTACGCGCTGGCTTGTTTGACGATGCGGATGTCGTTATTCACTGGCACCCGGCGAGTGAAAACAGTGCCCGAGCCAGTTCTTCCCTGGCGAATATTTCGGCCAAATTTCGCTTTTACGGTCAGGCTTCGCACGCGGCCATGGCCCCCGATCGTGGTCGCTCCGCCCTGGATGGCGTGGAAGCCATGAACTATATGGTCAACATGATGCGCGAGCACATCCCTGAAGATACCCGCGTTCATTACGTGATCACCCGCGGTGGCGATGCCCCCAACGTCGTACCCGCTTTTGCCGAAGTGTATTACTACGCCCGCCACCCGGATGCCAAAACCAGCCAGGATATTTTTGACCGCATCGTCAAAGCGGGCGAGGGTGCCGCGCTGGGCACAGGCACACGCATGGAATACGAACTGATCAACGGCGTGTACAACCTCATGCCCAATGAAACCTTGGCCCGCATCATGCACAGCAACCTCTCAGCGGTTGGTGGCGTAGCCTACACTGCGGAAGAGCGCCAATTTGCCGAACAAATTGTCAAAACCCTCAACCTCGACAATGTCAATATTGAATCCGCCAATGTGGTGCAGCCCTTTGAACAAAAAGAAGAACGCAACAGCGGCTCTACCGACGTGGGCGACATCAGTTGGGTGGTGCCTACCGTAGGCCTGGGCACTGCTACCTGGGTACCCGGTACTTCCGCGCACAGCTGGCAAGCCGTTGCCGCAGGTGGTACAGGCATCGGGGCGAAAGGCATGATGGTGGCCGCCAAAACGATGGCCTTAACCGCGATCGACCTGTTCAACGCGCCGGAAACTTGTATCAAAGCCAAGGCAGAATTGAAGGAGCGCACTGGAAAGGATTTTAAGTACCAGTGTTTGATTGGAACGCGGAAACCACCGCTTGACTACCGGAAGTAG